The Pseudomonas sp. IB20 region AGGGTCAGCAGTCGACTGGCGCGACGCTCGGCCAAAGGGTGGCGAGCGATCAGCGAATCAGGGAGCTCAAAAGTAAAGTCAGCAACGCGCATGATGGGGTTCGTCTAGCAGGGCCGGGAAGTCTAGCGGAAATAGTGAAAATAGACCATGAAACGTGATTGACCAACGGTAATCTCATCTCTATACTTCGCCGCCATTGAGCCCTGATGGCGGAATTGGTAGACGCGGCGGATTCAAAATCCGTTTTCGAAAGAAGTGGGAGTTCGATTCTCCCTCGGGGCACCATCTTAAAGAAAGACCTTGAAATTCAAGGTCTTTTTTTTCGCCTGTAAAAAAGTGAGTATGCGCAGGCCAACGCAGACGTTGAGGAGCCGAGACCATGGAATTGACGCTGGAAGCTGTTGCGCTTTTTGCTCTCAAGCTGGTGCATGAGACCGAAGGCGCGAGCCCGGTTCTGCGGGATGACCTGGTCATGGATGGGTATGAGCGCGAGGTGTTTGGGTTGTTGGTGCGCCAAGGGGATTTGGCCACGATTCAACGCAAGCTTGATGAGTGCATTGCCCAGACCTTGAATACCTTAGGCGGCGCCGACACCGTACTCGGTCGCGAGCTGCATAAGCTGGCCACTGATGTGCAACAGGCCCCCAGCCTTGATGAGCTAAGCCCGCCGCTGACCACCCTCAAGGACTATCTGAAAGATATCCAGTGAATCAATGATCAACACACCGGCCAAGTAAACCATCAGCACCGCAACACCAGCGTCCAAGCATCGCCAGACCACGGGCGCGCGAAACAGCCAGGTCAAACGCTGACATCCCAACGCCAACAGCACAAACCACACCAACGATGCCGTCATGGCCCCTGTCGCGAACAGGGCTTGTTGGCCTGCGGGTTTGGCCGCACCGATAGAGCCGATCAGCACCACCGTATCCAGCCAGGCGTAGGGGTTGGCGAAGCCGAGCACTATCGCCGTGCGTAACAGCCCGCGTTGCGAATTGCCGCCTTGAGTGTCCGGCATGGACTGGTTGCGGATGCAGGCCAGCAAGCGCTGACCACCGAACCACAGCAGATAGGCCGCGCCGGACAAAAGCATTATCGCCATCACCGCCGGCCAACTTTCCAGCACAGACCCTAACCCCGTCACGCCGATAGCGATCAGGAGGATATCGGCCAGCACACAAATAGCGACCACCCACCAGATGGGACCACGGCCGACACCTTGGCGGATTACCAAGGTGTCTTTTGGGCCGGGGGCGGCGAACAGTCCGATGCCCAGGAGCAAACCTTCAAGGTACAGGGCGTTGAAGTGTGGAAACATGGAATGTTCGAGTCCGCGAGCGATAGATTACACGTTGCGGCGGGCAGGTTGTCCTTTTTAGCTAACAACGTAACGACTTTCACCAAGGATTGGGGATGAGTAATCAACTATGAGCATCAAGACGCGCGACACCCTCCGAGCGCTGGTCGTACGACGCAGCCGGGAACTGGGCAAATCCATGACCACCCTGGCCAAGGAAGCGGGCATATCCAGAACCTACCTCTACGGGTTGGCCGGTGGCGCCTCTAAAGATCCCTCGGTGCGCACACTGATCAAGTTGGCCAAGGCGCTTCACGTTTCACCGCTGCTACTGTTCCGCTACTTCGCCGATTTGGCAGGCGCTCCGGTTGACGCTCACTCGATGGCTACCACCAACCGTGCTATCGGCCTGCTAGCCCCCAACGACGTTGCCGTCTTCAACGCAGACGTCACCACGCCAGACCAAACCGTCGTGTTACCCGGTGAGACGTTTCAGAAGACCTGGGAGATCCAAAACCTCGGCACCCGCCCCTGGCGCGGCCGCAAGTTGGTGCGAGTAGACGGCGAATACGTGATCGCCCGACGCACCGCCACGGGTGCGCCATTGGAAGTGGTGATGGACACACACCTGCGCAGCCTGAACAACGAAATCCCGATTGCCGACACACTGCCCGGCCAGCCGGTGCACCTCACGGTGGAATTCGCCGCGCCCAAGGAAACCTGCACCGTCACGTCGATCTGGCGGATCGAGGATGAACACGGCCAGCCTTGCTACGGCCCCGCCTTCATCCTGCATGTGATCGTCAACGTCATGGCCCGCTGAGTACCTACCCGCTAACCGCCATACGCACCGCCAAGCCCATCAGCACCGAGCCCATCAGCCAACGCTGCGCCACCTGCCAACCCGGCCGGGTGACGAAGAACACCGCGATAGAGCCCACCATGATGGCGATCACCGAGTTAACGCTCACGCTGATGGCAATCTGCGTAAAACCCAGGATCAGCGACTGCGTCAGCACACTGCCATGGCCGTTCGGGTCGATGAACTGCGGCAACAACGACAAATACATCACCGCCACTTTGGGGTTCAGCAGGTTGGTCACCAAGCCCATCATGAACAGCTTGCGCGGGCTGTCCTGGGGCAAGTCCCGCACTTGAAAGGGCGAACGGCCACCCGGCTTCACGGCCTGCCAGGCGAGGTACACCAGATACACTGCACCACCGAGCCGCAGCACGTCGTACGCAAAGGGCACCGCCATCACCAACGCGGTGATGCCCAATGCTGCGCAAAACATATAAACCAGAAAACCCAACGCAACACCGCCGAGCGATATCAACCCGGCCTTACGCCCCTGGCAAATCGAGCGGGAAATGAGGTAAATCATATTCGGCCCGGGCGTGAGCACCATGCCGAGTGAGATCAGGCCATAAGCAAGCCAGCTGGACAGCTCGGGCATGGTGTCGCTCCTTAAGGTGTGTGCTGGGCGCCATGGTAGGGCGTTGAACAGCAGGCCGTTAGATACAGATCCGCGAGCAAAACGTCATACACACACGCAGGCGGTTACCGCCCCATTCACCCAAGGACAGGCACATGATCGACTTCAACAACAAAGGCTTCTTCAAACTCAAGCAAAACAACGAATACGCCGAACGCGTATCAGCCCTGCTGCTCGACGGCGAAGAAGTCATCGACGCCTACAAAGCCATGCGCGATGGCGTGGTCTTCACCACCAAACGCATCATCGCGGTGAACGTGCAGGGGATTACCGGCAGCAAGAAGGACTTCACCTCGCTGCCGTACAAAAACATCGTCGCGTACTCGGTGGAAACGTCCGGCACGTTTGATCTGGATTCGGAGCTGGAGATTTACTTTTCGTCGCTGGGGAAAGTGAAGTTTGAATTCACCGGGAAGACTTCGATTGTGGAGATCTCGCGGATCATCTCCAAACACTTGCTGGGCTGATCCCTTGTGCGCTTATTGTTTCTCAGTTGCTCAAGCCTGTCGCTCGGAAGCCCGCGACAGACAACGCAATTGACTGAAACAAGACTGCACAGGGAACTGTAGGCCTCAGCGGTACCACACAATGGTTCCTATAGCCTTTGGGTGATAAGTCTTTTGGTCAACGCTCCCAGTCTCCTTCAACCGTTCCATAGCGCCACCTACGCGGACAACGCCTCAAGCCCTGAGGCGCAGTCTGTCAGCCCGATACGAACCAAGCGCAACGTGATCGACAAAACCAAGCTCTGGCCCAATGGTTCGACGCTCAAGATAGCGCTCTATGACGTTAACGAGGAGGAGGCAAAGGCGATAAAGGATGCGATCAACGAATGGAAGCCTTACGTCAATCTCAAGTTCGATTTCGTCCTGGGCGAGGAAGGCGACATCCGTATCGCTCTCAACCATATCAATAACACCTACGGCACTGCGGCAGGAATAGACGCGAAAAAAATACCGCCACACCTGCCCACAATGATCCTGCTGGACGACATCCACTCACCCAAATTCCGCTTCGTGGCGCTGCATGAGTTCGGGCATGGCTTGGGCGCAATGCATGCTCACCAACACCCCGACTCAGGCATTCCTTGGGACAGGCAGAAGGCGTATGACCACCTGCTCAAGCGCTATGGTTGGACCCAGGATCTCGTCGACAAAAATATCTTGCCCTTGGAACGCAGTGATAAGTACAGCTACCAACCTTACGACGGCGATTCGATAATGCATTACGAGGTCACCGACGACTGGACATCCGGCGGCTGGGGTCAATCGGAAAACTGGGACATCAGCGACGGCGATAAAGCCCAAATGCAAGAGGCTTACCCCAAGCCAAAGCCACCTGTTCCGGCGCCTCTTTCCAAAGCGTTGCTTAGCGCCCGATTTGATGAGCCAACACAATCGCTGACCGAGTGATGCCGGGCGAGTTTTTACCGACGCTTTGACTAACCGCTCGGCAAAAAAAGACCTTGGCGTCCCAAGGTCTTTTTTACTGCTAACACGGTTCAGCGGGTGCACCACGATCCAAATGTGGGAGCTGGCTTGCCTGCGAAGACGCCAGCCGCCATACCCTCAAACCAGCCGCTTACACACCAACGGCCTCCCCCTCCTCCATCACCCCATTCGGCAACATCCCATTGGCCAAATCATCCACCACCGCCTTCGCCATCTCCCCCAAATAATGCGCCGCCCAGGCGTAACGGTCTGCGCTCTTGTCCATGGCTGCATCCAACGCGAGCATTTTGGAGCAGTGAAGCAGCTCGGAGGCATGCTCCAGGGCGTCGCGAATGGGTACGCCGGAGTTGACGCGGAATAGGCGGTGGAGGTTGGGCTGTTCGCCGCAGGTGGAGAAGGTGATGACGCCGAGGGTTTTGTTGAGGGGTGGGTTGATCATTGAGCACCTCCGAGTTGGGCGGTGGTGTGGATTGCGGTAATACGAGGATCAAGCCTTTCAGAAACACTCATTGGTATAGCTCCCATTCTTCGAAGAGAGCTGCCCCATTCGTTTCCAGGCGAATGGGTGGCAGCTGTGCGCAGGCTGGAAACCGGGGGAATAGGCAAACCCGGCAGACTCGAAAGTCTCCCACGCACAGCCGCCATAACACGCATATGCTGGCACAAAAGTGGCGCCAGCGGTCGTGATAAATGGTGGCACCTGTGCGCCTATACCCACGGGTTTCCAGGCCCGGTCGCCTCATAAAGACGACGATCAGGACGGTAATCTGAAAGCGGGAGACCTGAAAGTATGCTTTTGTATGTACAGATTTCCGCTCCCGCGACCTTGGAGGCCCTGATATAAGCAACCTCAACTACCCACTTTGGGGTCGCTAGAAACCAGCTGACTTTTCCCACACCCACCATCGAACAAAGCCGACATCAACCTCTGATCCCCCCTCGTACGCTCACTCCCCCGCACAAGGAAGTGAGCCCGTCATGCCAGAACGCGCGTACCCCATCACCGAAGAGGACCAACTCAAACGGCGAATCCTGACTCCGCAGCCGAAGCGGGAGCCCTATTCGCCGCCGATAGATTTATTCGACTCAGCACCCGCCCCGGCGCCTTCGCCCGCAAAGCTTCCCGGCTGCGTGTTCACTAAACCCTGCCAACTGCCCGACGGCATCATTCGCTACAACAACCCCACCGGTTACGTACCGTTGGAGCTGATCAAGGATTACGGCCATTTCAGCCTGTTGGGTGGGCGCGAGGTGGACAGCCGAGGCGCGGTTGCTCTGCGCAAGATCAGCGGCAGTGCGCTGCCCGTTGGTTTGGGGCAATTGGCGTTGCGCTCAGCGGTGGTGGAGTCCGCAGTCGGCGCCGCTGGCACTTTGGCGGGTGGGCTGTTGGCGGGGTTAGTGGCGCTGGCTTGGCCGTCGGCGCTGGGTGATAGCGCGCTTTACAGCGAGGAGCAGTTGCGTTCGCTGCCACGGGCGCGGTCGCAGATGCGTTTGCATGTGGAGCAGCGTGAGGATGGCACGCTCAAGGGGTATGGGTTTTACACGGGCAACCATGCCGATTGGCAGATGATTGATGTGGTGCAGTTCCAAAGCCGTGGCGATCAGTTTGTGGCGGATTTGGGTGAGGGCGTGGAGCTGATCTGGACGCCTGCGGTTGATCGGGGCGACACGCTGGGTATTCCGGCGTTGGAGGCTGCGCCGCAAGCGCCGGTAATTTGGATTTACCCGCCGACGGAGAAGGCGGCGCAGATTCTGGTGAACCCGATTTATCCGCCGGAGTATCGGGATTTTATTCTGGTGTTCCCGGTGGAATCGGGGGTTCGGCCGCTGTATGTGGTGGTTAGCGTTCGGGCAGGAGACCACAAGTATCAACCGAGCCCACGGTTTTTAACTGCGTTTCCAGAGGCCGTACGTGCGCCGTCCAAATCCGGAGTCAAGGGCGGAGGCCACCTTAGGCCGCGCTGGAAGGATCCCCATGGCTATATCTACGAATGGGACTTCGAACGAGGTAAGGTCGAGAAGTACAACAAGCGAGGGAAGCATTTGGGTGAATTCGATCCTATAACAGGTGAACGAACCAAAGATGCAGAAGACAAGAGAAGGATAGACCCATGAATCACCTGATCTACGTAGTCCCAGCGGGGAGCGAGCATATTTCGACTGAGATCCCGCTCAACCTGAAAGCTGCCGACTTGCTGCCTATTATGGGTTGGGAGGACGAACACGAATGTGTTTATGACTACCTACTTACTCCCCAACAAATCGAAGGCATCGAAAAATTCACCTCATTGGTATTTCCAAAAAATGCGTCGCTGTATTTGGCATGCGACGCGTAATGGCCACACCACGCTAACTTTCCAAAGAGTCCAAGTTTGATGCGTAGAATTTCACTTTCAGAGAAAAAGCCCCTCCTCTACCGCTCAGTCAACACCCGAACCCATGATTTCTCCAAAAAATGCGTCGCTGTATTTGGCATGCGACGCGTAATGGCCACACCACGCTAACTTTCCAAAGAGTCCAAGTTTGATGCGTAGAATTTCACTTTCAGAGAAAAAGCCCCTCCTCTACCGCTCAGTCAACACCCGAACCCATGGTGTGCACCACGGTAGTCATTGCGCGTATCGCTATGAGCGGCATACCAAAAGTGAAAAAAGCTCACTGTCTAACCGTGGCTCAATGCACAGCCATCAACGACACGGTTTTGACTACACGCCACTATTGCGCTTTCTCCTGTCCAAAGTCGGCCAGCCGTGGGACAAGGTTTTCAGCGAAGCTAACGCTCGCCTGGATCGTACAGAGCCGGTGTTCTGGATGGTTGCGCTGCATGAAAGCGACAAAGACGAATATGTGCGATTAGGTGATTCCAGCTATTACAGCGGTTTGTGGGTCGACGCCGCAGGCCTCCTGCAAAAAGTTAACCCCCAACTGACATCCGAACAGATGACGCCAAATTGTAACTGCTGCACCCACACCTTCAACGGTGTGGTATTCCCGCAGGCTCCACGTTAAAACTCACCACCCGCACACAACCCGCCCTGCTCCAGGTTGTGCAACATCAACCGACAGCCGATCTTGCCCACGATCATGTCCACAATCGCCAAGCCCAAGCCCGCGCCATTGGCGTTATCGCGGCTGTAGAACCGTTCGAACAAGCGGCTCAGTTCGGCTTCATCAATCCCCGGGCCTTGGTCTTCCACGCTCAAGCAGTTAGCGCCAATCAGCACTTTCACTTCGCTGCCTGCCGGGGAAAAATTCAGCGCATTGGTTACCAGGTTCTGCAGCGCGATGGCCAGGGCCACCGGTTCGGTTTCCACCCAGCAATCTTCGTTGCCTTCCAGCACCAGCTCCACGCCCTTGTCCATCGCCAGTGGCGCCAGCTCAGCGAGTTCTTCGCGCACTAATTCCATCAGTTGCACGGGCTTGCACACGAGGTTGCTCAGGTGCGGTTCGATGCGCGCCATGGTCAGCAATTGGCTGCCAACCCGTGTCGCGCGGTCCACGCCCTTCACCAGAAAGTCCAACGCTTCGCGCCGTTGCTCCTCGGTGGCGGCGCTTTGGGCGTTTTGTGCATGGATGCGCAAGATGGCCAGCGGCGTGCGCAGTTCATGGGCAGCATCGGCGATAAACCGGCGTTCGCGTTCCAGCAGGTCATCCATGTGCACCAACAGCCGGTTCAGCGCGGTTTGCATGGGTTCCAGGTCGGAGGGCAGGGGCTTGAGGCTCAACGGTTGCAAGGCGTCGGTGTTGCGCCCACGAATCGCCAGCACCATGGCGCGCAGGGGTTTGAAGCCCCAGCCGATGGCCAGCCAGATCAGTACGGTCAGCAGCGGCACGCCGATCAAGGTGGGCCAGAGGGTGTGGCGCACGATGCGTTCGATCAGATCTTGGCGCATGTCGTCGCGCTCGCCCACCCAAATCAGCAGCCCCTGCTGTGGGTCAACGAGGAGGAAGGCGCACCAGTCGTTGCCGTCGTGGGTCAGGTCGTGGGCGCCGAGGTGGGTGGGCGGTGCATCGAGGATCGGCGCTTGGGCGGAGCGCACCAGGAGTTGGCCGTCGGTGCGCCATACCTGGAAGGTCAGCGGCGTTTCATAAGGGTGGGCGGCGCCGTCTTCGCCGATGCGGCTCATGGCGTGGTCGAAGGCTTGGTAGAGGCGGTCAAAGTCGGCCTCACCGAGGTCGCGTTGGCGCAGCACGCCTTGCAGCAGGCGGGCGCTTTGGGCCAGTTGGGCGTCGTAGACTTCTTCGATTTCGTGGTGGCTGTCGCGCAGCATCAGCCAGCAGATCAGGGCGTCGCCCAGCAGGATCAGCATCAGCACGGGAATAAGGATGCGCGCGCGAACCGAGTTCACAGTTTGAGCACCAGCACATAGCCAACACCGCGCACGGTGCGGATCAGCTCTGTGGATAACTTTTTGCGCAGGTTATGGATCAACACTTCCAACGTGTTGCTCTCAACCCGGTCCTGCCAACCATATAAAGCGCGGGCCAGGCGCTCGCGGGTCACGACTTTGCCAGGGCGCACCATCAGTTGGTGCAGCAGTTGGTATTCCATCGGGGTGAGGATGATGTCTGCGTCCTGGTAGCGCACTTGCTGGGTGGCGGGGTCGAGGCTGACGCCGGCGTGTTCCAGCATCGGTTGCGCGCGGCCCTGGCTGCGGCGCAACAGGGCGCGCACGCGGGCTTTGAGTTCTTCGACGTCGAAGGGTTTGATCAGGTAGTCGTCGGCGCCTGCGTCCAGCCCGGCGATGCGCTCGGTGGTGCCGTCGCGGGCGGTGAGGATCAGCACCGGCAAGTCGTGTTGCTCGGCGCGCAGTTGTTGCAGCAGGTCGAGGCCGTCGAGGCGTGGCAGGCCGAGGTCGAGCAGCAACAAATCGAAGCTTTCCGTGCGCAGGGCGTGTAGGGCGCTGAGGCCATCTTGCAGCCAATCCAGGGTGTAGCCTTCGGCGCCCAATGCCACGCGAATGCCCTGGCCGAGGGCACGATCATCTTCGACTAGGAGTAGGCGCATAGCAGATTCTCTGTAGGAAACGGCGGAATCATGCCGGTTCTGGTGCGGGCCCTTGCGGGAAAGATGTTACGCCACGTTGCCAACTAAGGTTGCGCTAAGGTTGGTTTTGCACTGTGAACCTTCCCACGTATGCAGAGAAATATTCCTGCGTTTATGGGACCAGGTACGGGACAACCTGTCGTTATCCATGCTCACCGGCCGCAGGAGCACCTGCCGGATGAACATGCGCACCAACTAAGGTTGCGCTAAGGTTGGTTTTGCACTGTGAACCTTCCCACGTATGCAGAGAAATATTCCTGCGTTTATGGGACCAGGTACGGGACAACCTGTCGTTATCCATGCTCACCGGCCGCAGGAGCACCTGCCGGATGAACATGCGCAGTTATCCTTTTTTCCGACAGGTTCTCTATGCGCCCCGTTTTACTGATCTGCAGCCTGCTAGGGGTCTTCATCGCCGCCTGGCTTAGCCATCCGCCCCATGTGCTGGCGCCCTTTGCCCAAGCGAGCCCGAACAATTCAAAGGTCGCGGCGGCGCCGCAATACATCAGCCGCTTCGTGTCCTCGCAACTCACCGACTTTGTGCACTCCTCCTCCGTCACCGCTCTGCCCGGCGGCGACTTGATGGCCGTGTGGTTTGCAGGTTCGCGCGAAGGCGCCGCCGATGTGCAAGTGCGCACCGCGCGGTTTGATGCGCGCAGCGGTGAATGGGGCGCCGAACAGGTGCTGGCCACGCGCGAAAGTACCCGCGACGGCACTCAGCGCTACATTCGCAAACTGGGTAACCCGGTGATTGCGCTGGGGCCGGATAAACGCCTGTGGATGTTTTACGTGTCGGTGTCGGTCGGCGGCTGGGCCACCAGTGCGATCAACGTGATGGTCTCGGAAGACCTCGGTGCGAACTGGTCAGCGCCTCGGCAATTGGTGACCTCGCCGTTCTTTAATATCAGCACCTTGGTGCGTGCCGCGCCGGTGTTTCACGCCGACGGTTCTATCGGCCTGCCGGTGTATCACGAGTTCATGGGCAAGTTTGCCGAGTACCTGTACTTGAGCGCCGACGGTGCGGTGATCGACAAATTCCGCATCAGCCGTGGCAAGAACTCTCTGCAACCGACCATCGTGGCGCAGGATGGCCTGCGCGCCGTGGCGATGTTGCGCTATGCCGGTGACACCTATCACCGCGTGCTCGCCAGCCGCACCATTGACGCCGGCCAAACCTGGAGCGAGCCGTACCCGCTGGAGCCGGCCAACCCCAACTCATCGCTGGCGGCGGTGGCCACCCGGGACGACGGTTTGTTGGTCGCCCTCAACGACCTGCAAGACGGCCGCTTCAAGCTCAGCCTTTACGGCACCGATGCCCAGTTCAGCCAATGGCGTACGGTGATAGAGCTGGACCAGTCGCCCGACCCGCTCGGCCAGCCGTTCGCCCATGAGGCCTACAAAGAAATCATCGGCGAAGGCTTCCGCGCCTCCAGTGGTGCCCAGCGCCTGCCGCTGGAGCAGCGCTTTCTGAGCAACCTGGATTACCGCGTGTGCAAACCCAGTGGCTGCGATTTTGAGTACGAGTACCCGTACTTCAGCCGCAGCCCGGACGGCATGTACCACTTGGTGTACTCGTGGAATAACACCTTTATCAAACATGTCAGCTTCAACGAAGCCTGGCTGGCGGAGCATTTGTAATGGTTTCTGTGTGGCAAGCCCATTTGAGTTTTGTGCTGCTGGGGTTTGTGGCGTTGTGTGCCCTGCGCTTTACCGCACCGTGGCGGCCGTGGCTGCTGCCGGTGTTGGTGGTGCTGAGCTTTATCCCGGTGAATGAACTGCCCTTGGCGGCGTATGTGCGCAGCTTTACCGATGACCTGGCCATCAGCACCTTGGTGTTGCTGGCGTGGGTGGGGCTGTGCCGGTTGGGCGTGGTGCAGCCGGTTACTCGTCAACATCAGCTGCAACTGCTGGTGCTGTTTGGCGTGCTGAGCCTGCTGTTGTACCCCGCCACGCTGGGCCTGACGTATTACGACCCGTACCGCTGGGGCTTCAACCCTCGGCCGATGATTGTGCTGGTGGGCGCGGCGGCGCTGTTGATGCTGTGGCTGCGCAATGCGCTGGCGGTGTGGATGCTGGCGCTGGGCACCCTGGCGTTCGCGTTGCGGCTCAAGGCGTCGGAGAACTATTGGGATTACTTGGTCGATCCGCTCTTGACGGGCTACTGCATAGTCGCAGGATCCTGGCTGCTGGTAAAAGCAGCCTGGAAATACCCGAGCCGAGCAAGACAAGGTGGCTGACACTCCGTCATCGCGGGCAAGCCCGCTCCCACATTTGCCCTATGTAGTTTTTGAAATTGGGAAGAGTCAATGATGGGTGTGTTGCAATCACGCCGCCTGCGCTACGGCGTGGGCGCGATCGGGTTGGTGTTTGTGTTGCTGGCCGCTTTGCGGCTGGTATTTTTAATAAGCTTTTCCGGCCTTGCTCTTAACACCCCGGCGCTGCTGGAAACCCTGGGCATCGGCTTGCGTTTCGACCTGCGCCTGGCGGTGTTGATCCTGCTGCCGCTGGCGCTGCTGGCCTGGTTCCCGCGCTGGAACCTCACCACCCTGCCCGCCTTGCGCTGGCTGGCGCGCGGCTATCTGGTCGTAGCCCTGGCCGTAGTCGGCCTGGTGTACATCATCGACTTCGGCCATTACGCCTACCTTGGCGTGCGCATCAATGCGACGGTGTTGCGCTACCTGCAAGACGCACAGATTTCGCAACAGATGGTGTGGGAAACCTACCCGGTGCTGTGGATAACCGCCTGTTGGCTGGCCGCCGTGGCGCTGTGGGTGTGGGCGTTGGTGTGCCTGGAGCGATTGACCCTGGATCGCGAAGCCAAAACCATCGGCAAGTGGGCGGTGGCGTCTGTGGCCGTGGTCGGCGTTGTCGCCGTGCTGCTGGCCCTGCTCGGCCGCGTGGCCAACCTCAACCTGGAAAACCCGGTGCCGCTGCGCTGGAGCGATGCGTTCTTTTCCGGCAACAGCCAGGTCGCCGCCGTGGGCCTGAACCCGGTGCTGTTTTTGTACGACACGCTCAAGGTTGGCCAATCGCAATTCGATGAAGCCAAAGTGCGCGACCATTACCCGCAGGTTGCGCAGTATTTAGGCGTTGCTCAGCCCGATCCCAAGCAACTGAATTTCACCCGCGAGCAAGGCGTGCAGCCCTATCGCCTGCAAGGCGAGCGCCCGCCCAATGTGATCTTCGTGATGCTCGAGTCCCTAGGCACCAGCGCCGTGGGTGCCTACGGCAACCCGCTGAACCCCACGCCGAACCTGGACAAACTGGCGACGCAAAGCTGGTTCTTCAAACACTTCTACGTGCCCGTCACCGGCACTGCCAAAACCGTGTGGGCAAGCATCACCGGGGTGCCCGATGTCACGCGCCAGGAGACCGCCACGCGCAACCCGCTGATCACGCGGCAACACACGCTGATCAACGCGTTCGAGGGCTACCAGAAGTTCTACATGATCAACGGCAACGCCGGCTGGGCGAATATCAATGCGCTGATTCGTCAGAGCAT contains the following coding sequences:
- a CDS encoding zinc metalloprotease; translation: MIDKTKLWPNGSTLKIALYDVNEEEAKAIKDAINEWKPYVNLKFDFVLGEEGDIRIALNHINNTYGTAAGIDAKKIPPHLPTMILLDDIHSPKFRFVALHEFGHGLGAMHAHQHPDSGIPWDRQKAYDHLLKRYGWTQDLVDKNILPLERSDKYSYQPYDGDSIMHYEVTDDWTSGGWGQSENWDISDGDKAQMQEAYPKPKPPVPAPLSKALLSARFDEPTQSLTE
- a CDS encoding DUF3077 domain-containing protein, producing the protein MINPPLNKTLGVITFSTCGEQPNLHRLFRVNSGVPIRDALEHASELLHCSKMLALDAAMDKSADRYAWAAHYLGEMAKAVVDDLANGMLPNGVMEEGEAVGV
- a CDS encoding response regulator, with translation MRLLLVEDDRALGQGIRVALGAEGYTLDWLQDGLSALHALRTESFDLLLLDLGLPRLDGLDLLQQLRAEQHDLPVLILTARDGTTERIAGLDAGADDYLIKPFDVEELKARVRALLRRSQGRAQPMLEHAGVSLDPATQQVRYQDADIILTPMEYQLLHQLMVRPGKVVTRERLARALYGWQDRVESNTLEVLIHNLRKKLSTELIRTVRGVGYVLVLKL
- a CDS encoding colicin E3/pyocin S6 family cytotoxin, translating into MPERAYPITEEDQLKRRILTPQPKREPYSPPIDLFDSAPAPAPSPAKLPGCVFTKPCQLPDGIIRYNNPTGYVPLELIKDYGHFSLLGGREVDSRGAVALRKISGSALPVGLGQLALRSAVVESAVGAAGTLAGGLLAGLVALAWPSALGDSALYSEEQLRSLPRARSQMRLHVEQREDGTLKGYGFYTGNHADWQMIDVVQFQSRGDQFVADLGEGVELIWTPAVDRGDTLGIPALEAAPQAPVIWIYPPTEKAAQILVNPIYPPEYRDFILVFPVESGVRPLYVVVSVRAGDHKYQPSPRFLTAFPEAVRAPSKSGVKGGGHLRPRWKDPHGYIYEWDFERGKVEKYNKRGKHLGEFDPITGERTKDAEDKRRIDP
- a CDS encoding PH domain-containing protein, translating into MIDFNNKGFFKLKQNNEYAERVSALLLDGEEVIDAYKAMRDGVVFTTKRIIAVNVQGITGSKKDFTSLPYKNIVAYSVETSGTFDLDSELEIYFSSLGKVKFEFTGKTSIVEISRIISKHLLG
- a CDS encoding DUF7683 domain-containing protein yields the protein MNHLIYVVPAGSEHISTEIPLNLKAADLLPIMGWEDEHECVYDYLLTPQQIEGIEKFTSLVFPKNASLYLACDA
- a CDS encoding LysE/ArgO family amino acid transporter; translated protein: MFPHFNALYLEGLLLGIGLFAAPGPKDTLVIRQGVGRGPIWWVVAICVLADILLIAIGVTGLGSVLESWPAVMAIMLLSGAAYLLWFGGQRLLACIRNQSMPDTQGGNSQRGLLRTAIVLGFANPYAWLDTVVLIGSIGAAKPAGQQALFATGAMTASLVWFVLLALGCQRLTWLFRAPVVWRCLDAGVAVLMVYLAGVLIIDSLDIFQIVLEGGQRRA
- a CDS encoding sialidase family protein; this translates as MRPVLLICSLLGVFIAAWLSHPPHVLAPFAQASPNNSKVAAAPQYISRFVSSQLTDFVHSSSVTALPGGDLMAVWFAGSREGAADVQVRTARFDARSGEWGAEQVLATRESTRDGTQRYIRKLGNPVIALGPDKRLWMFYVSVSVGGWATSAINVMVSEDLGANWSAPRQLVTSPFFNISTLVRAAPVFHADGSIGLPVYHEFMGKFAEYLYLSADGAVIDKFRISRGKNSLQPTIVAQDGLRAVAMLRYAGDTYHRVLASRTIDAGQTWSEPYPLEPANPNSSLAAVATRDDGLLVALNDLQDGRFKLSLYGTDAQFSQWRTVIELDQSPDPLGQPFAHEAYKEIIGEGFRASSGAQRLPLEQRFLSNLDYRVCKPSGCDFEYEYPYFSRSPDGMYHLVYSWNNTFIKHVSFNEAWLAEHL
- a CDS encoding ATP-binding protein, whose product is MNSVRARILIPVLMLILLGDALICWLMLRDSHHEIEEVYDAQLAQSARLLQGVLRQRDLGEADFDRLYQAFDHAMSRIGEDGAAHPYETPLTFQVWRTDGQLLVRSAQAPILDAPPTHLGAHDLTHDGNDWCAFLLVDPQQGLLIWVGERDDMRQDLIERIVRHTLWPTLIGVPLLTVLIWLAIGWGFKPLRAMVLAIRGRNTDALQPLSLKPLPSDLEPMQTALNRLLVHMDDLLERERRFIADAAHELRTPLAILRIHAQNAQSAATEEQRREALDFLVKGVDRATRVGSQLLTMARIEPHLSNLVCKPVQLMELVREELAELAPLAMDKGVELVLEGNEDCWVETEPVALAIALQNLVTNALNFSPAGSEVKVLIGANCLSVEDQGPGIDEAELSRLFERFYSRDNANGAGLGLAIVDMIVGKIGCRLMLHNLEQGGLCAGGEF
- a CDS encoding LysE family translocator, with protein sequence MPELSSWLAYGLISLGMVLTPGPNMIYLISRSICQGRKAGLISLGGVALGFLVYMFCAALGITALVMAVPFAYDVLRLGGAVYLVYLAWQAVKPGGRSPFQVRDLPQDSPRKLFMMGLVTNLLNPKVAVMYLSLLPQFIDPNGHGSVLTQSLILGFTQIAISVSVNSVIAIMVGSIAVFFVTRPGWQVAQRWLMGSVLMGLAVRMAVSG
- a CDS encoding NBR1-Ig-like domain-containing protein; its protein translation is MSIKTRDTLRALVVRRSRELGKSMTTLAKEAGISRTYLYGLAGGASKDPSVRTLIKLAKALHVSPLLLFRYFADLAGAPVDAHSMATTNRAIGLLAPNDVAVFNADVTTPDQTVVLPGETFQKTWEIQNLGTRPWRGRKLVRVDGEYVIARRTATGAPLEVVMDTHLRSLNNEIPIADTLPGQPVHLTVEFAAPKETCTVTSIWRIEDEHGQPCYGPAFILHVIVNVMAR